A region of Planctomycetia bacterium DNA encodes the following proteins:
- the lysA gene encoding diaminopimelate decarboxylase has protein sequence MTTDTPRPPIRRDIAGASVADMAREFGTPLYVYDAETIRRRCRDLGAWDTIRFAQKACSNLAILALMRREGVLVDAVSTGEIHRALVAGYAPHAAPGAATAADLPPAHPIVYTADIFDRESIDAVARHGIHVNCGSADMIEQLAERVPGASITLRVNPGFGHGHSQKTNTGGEGSKHGIWHADIPDVLRRAEWAGLSVTGLHMHIGSGTDLAHLAEVAGALDRVAREIGRSLTTISAGGGLPVPYRPGEVHADLSGYFTLWDGTRRKLEDAFGHRIRLEIEPGRYLTAESGFVVTEIRAVKNQGSRKYVLVDAGFNTLARPVLYGSYHPMSLCPRDGAAADTEEVAVGGPLCESGDIFTQTDGGFVATRSLPAAQVGDLLVIEIAGAYGFVMASNYNSKPLPAEVLVDGGGPRLIRARQTPEDLVRGERL, from the coding sequence ATGACCACAGACACCCCCCGCCCCCCGATCCGCCGCGACATAGCCGGCGCCTCCGTCGCCGACATGGCCCGCGAGTTCGGCACGCCGCTGTACGTCTACGACGCCGAGACGATCCGGCGCCGCTGCCGCGACCTCGGCGCCTGGGACACGATCCGCTTCGCCCAGAAGGCCTGCTCCAACCTCGCCATCCTGGCCCTGATGCGCCGCGAGGGTGTGCTCGTTGACGCGGTGAGCACGGGGGAGATCCACCGCGCCCTCGTCGCCGGCTACGCGCCGCACGCCGCCCCCGGCGCCGCCACGGCCGCCGATCTCCCCCCCGCCCATCCGATCGTTTACACGGCGGACATCTTCGACCGTGAATCCATCGACGCCGTCGCCCGGCACGGGATCCACGTCAACTGCGGCTCGGCCGACATGATCGAGCAACTCGCGGAGCGGGTGCCCGGCGCGAGCATCACGCTCCGCGTCAATCCGGGGTTCGGCCACGGCCACAGCCAGAAGACGAACACCGGCGGCGAGGGCTCGAAGCACGGCATCTGGCATGCCGACATCCCCGACGTGCTGCGCCGGGCGGAGTGGGCGGGGCTTTCCGTCACCGGGCTGCACATGCACATCGGCAGCGGCACCGATCTGGCCCACCTCGCCGAAGTGGCCGGCGCGCTCGACCGCGTCGCCCGCGAGATCGGCCGGTCGCTGACGACCATCTCGGCCGGCGGCGGCCTGCCGGTGCCCTATCGGCCGGGCGAGGTGCATGCCGACTTGTCGGGCTACTTCACGCTCTGGGACGGCACCCGCCGGAAGCTCGAGGACGCCTTCGGCCACCGCATCCGCCTGGAGATCGAGCCTGGCCGCTACCTGACCGCCGAGAGCGGCTTCGTGGTCACCGAGATCCGGGCCGTGAAGAATCAGGGGAGCCGGAAGTACGTGCTCGTGGACGCGGGCTTCAACACGCTCGCTCGTCCCGTGCTCTACGGCTCCTACCATCCGATGAGTCTCTGCCCCCGGGACGGGGCCGCGGCCGACACCGAGGAGGTGGCCGTGGGGGGGCCGCTCTGCGAGTCGGGCGACATCTTCACGCAGACCGACGGCGGCTTCGTCGCCACCCGCAGCCTGCCGGCGGCCCAGGTCGGCGACCTGCTCGTGATCGAGATCGCCGGCGCCTACGGCTTCGTGATGGCGAGCAACTACAACTCCAAGCCGCTGCCCGCCGAGGTGCTCGTCGACGGCGGCGGCCCGCGGCTCATCCGCGCCCGGCAGACCCCCGAGGACCTCGTCCGCGGCGAGCGGCTGTAG